In one Fusarium keratoplasticum isolate Fu6.1 chromosome 5, whole genome shotgun sequence genomic region, the following are encoded:
- a CDS encoding V-type proton ATPase proteolipid subunit produces MVSEYCPVYSPFFGAMGCTCAIVFTCLGASYGTAKSGVGIAAMGVLRPDLIVKNIVPVIMAGIIGIYGLVVSVLISDGLKQHLPLYTSFIQFGAGLSVGLAGLAAGFAIGIVGDAGVRGTAQQPRLFVGMILILIFAEVLGLYGLIVALLMNSKANVEATC; encoded by the exons ATGGTTTCCGAATACTG CCCCGTTTACTCG CCCTTCTTCGGTGCTATGGGCTGCACCTGCGCCATCGTCTTCACCTGCCTGGGTGCCTCCTACGGTACCGCCAAGTCTGGTGTCGGTATCGCTGCCATGGGTGTCCTCCGACCCGATCTTATCGTCAAGA ACATTGTCCCCGTCATTATGGCTGGTATCATCGGTATCTACGGTCTCGTCGTCTCGGTTCTTATCTCGGATGGTCTGAAGCAGCACCTGCCCCTTTACACTAGCTTCATTCAGTTCGGTGCTGGTCTGTCCGTCGGTCTTGCTGGTCTTGCCGCTGGTTTCGCTATTGGTattgttggtgatgctggtgtCCGAGGCACTGCTCAGCAACCCCGTCTGTTCGTCGGCATGATTCTGATTCTGATTTTCGCCGAAGTCCTGG GTCTTTACGGTCTGATTGTCGCCCTGCTCATGAACTCCAAGGCCAACGTCGAGGCTACCTGCTAA
- a CDS encoding Ribonucloprotein produces the protein MSESAAWPLADQKLEQELLDLVQSSQHARQLKKGANEATKTLNRGVSEIVILAADTQPLAILLHLPLLCEDKNVPYVYVSSKMHLGRACGVSRAVIAASITSNDASELAGQIRAMRDKVERLAI, from the exons ATGTCTGAGAGTGCTG CCTGGCCCCTGGCCGACCAGAAGCTCGAgcaggagctcctcgacctcgttcAGTCCTCCCAGC ATGCCCGTcagctcaagaagggtgCCAACGAGGCTACTAAGACCCTGAACCGTGGTGTCTCTGAGATTGTCATCCTCGCTGCCGACACTCAGCCCCTCGCTattctcctccacctccctctcctttgcgaggacaagaacg TCCCCTACGTCTACGTCAGCAGCAAGATGCACCTTGGCCGTGCCTGCGGCGTCAGCCGTgccgtcatcgccgccagcatcaccagcaaCGACGCGAGCGAGCTTGCTGGCCAGATCCGAGCCATGCGCGACAAGGTCGAGCGCCTCGCCATCTAA